One Paraburkholderia agricolaris DNA segment encodes these proteins:
- a CDS encoding DUF2182 domain-containing protein: MEHVSASAGPPMSRRPIGAPVSQRAFFGVSALLFAVSAAVTTVSATSMSAMGGMPMPGGWTMSAAWMRMCGQTWLGLAASFVGMWIVMMVAMMLPSLVPMLWRYRVAVSAIGETRVGRLTLLVGAGYFFVWSALGVAVFPLGVALAALEMELPALARAVPLAAGVIVLIAGALQFTAWKARRLACCRTPPGCCQMLPGRSALPALPADAATAWRHGLRLGLHCSYCCAGLTMVLLVAGIMDLRVMAVVTAAITVERVAPHGERAARFIGAGIVGAGGLLIARAVGLG; encoded by the coding sequence ATGGAACACGTGAGCGCAAGCGCGGGGCCGCCGATGTCGCGGCGCCCGATCGGCGCGCCCGTTTCGCAGCGGGCGTTCTTCGGCGTCTCGGCGCTGCTGTTCGCCGTCAGCGCGGCGGTGACGACGGTGAGCGCCACGTCCATGTCGGCGATGGGCGGGATGCCGATGCCAGGCGGCTGGACGATGTCGGCGGCGTGGATGCGAATGTGCGGACAGACGTGGCTCGGACTCGCGGCGTCGTTTGTCGGCATGTGGATCGTGATGATGGTCGCGATGATGCTGCCGTCGCTCGTCCCCATGCTGTGGCGCTATCGCGTGGCCGTCAGCGCAATCGGTGAGACGCGCGTCGGCCGGCTGACGCTGCTGGTGGGCGCGGGGTATTTCTTCGTATGGAGCGCGCTCGGTGTGGCGGTATTTCCGCTGGGCGTTGCGCTCGCGGCGCTCGAAATGGAACTGCCGGCGCTGGCGCGCGCCGTTCCGCTTGCGGCCGGTGTGATTGTGCTGATCGCCGGGGCGTTGCAGTTCACTGCGTGGAAGGCACGCCGTCTTGCCTGTTGCCGTACGCCGCCGGGGTGCTGCCAGATGTTGCCGGGACGGTCTGCCTTGCCCGCTCTGCCCGCGGATGCCGCCACGGCGTGGCGGCACGGCTTGCGCCTCGGCCTCCACTGCAGCTACTGCTGTGCCGGGCTGACCATGGTCCTTCTGGTTGCCGGGATCATGGATTTGCGGGTGATGGCAGTCGTGACGGCGGCTATCACCGTCGAACGCGTTGCCCCGCATGGCGAGCGCGCGGCGCGCTTCATTGGGGCCGGGATCGTCGGCGCAGGTGGATTGCTGATCGCGCGGGCCGTGGGCTTGGGGTGA
- a CDS encoding glutaminyl-peptide cyclotransferase, which yields MKRSAANIVREYGPFPGVDAVHGVTYDGQHVWIASGDKLNAFDPASGAMLRTIDVVARAGTAFDGQHLFQLADERIQKIDPVTGRVLGTIPAPGGGGNSGLAWAEGSLWVGRYRDRKIHQVDPQTGEILRTIESNRFVTGVTWNDGELWHGTWEDDASELRRIDPRTGEVLESLEMPPGVYVSGLEADGGDQFFCGGASSGKVRTVRRPARGAELPAESVDE from the coding sequence ATGAAACGATCAGCCGCCAATATCGTGCGTGAATATGGACCCTTTCCGGGCGTCGACGCTGTACATGGCGTGACCTACGACGGTCAGCATGTCTGGATCGCGAGCGGCGACAAGCTGAACGCCTTCGATCCGGCGAGCGGAGCAATGCTGCGCACGATCGACGTGGTCGCGCGGGCCGGCACGGCCTTCGATGGCCAGCACCTGTTTCAGCTCGCCGACGAGCGCATCCAGAAGATCGATCCGGTTACCGGCCGCGTATTGGGTACGATCCCCGCGCCCGGCGGTGGCGGCAACTCAGGGCTTGCGTGGGCCGAAGGATCGCTCTGGGTGGGACGCTATCGCGACCGGAAGATTCATCAGGTCGATCCCCAAACCGGGGAAATTCTTCGCACCATCGAGTCCAACCGCTTCGTCACCGGCGTCACCTGGAACGACGGGGAACTCTGGCACGGCACCTGGGAAGACGACGCGAGCGAGTTGAGGCGAATCGATCCTCGTACCGGAGAAGTGCTGGAAAGCCTCGAGATGCCGCCTGGCGTCTACGTGTCGGGACTCGAAGCCGATGGCGGCGATCAGTTCTTCTGCGGCGGCGCAAGCAGCGGGAAAGTGCGAACGGTACGCCGCCCCGCCCGAGGCGCCGAGCTTCCCGCCGAGTCTGTGGACGAATAG
- a CDS encoding helix-turn-helix domain-containing protein, which translates to MDALVTAAARALAAGDPLGALNRVALRDDAAALALRGIAMAQLGDLARAKVLVRSAARAFGPKEPVARARCVVAEAEIALASRDLGWPAKALDAARATLEAHGDRLNAAHARYLEVRRLLLIGRLDEAERLLARLDPTPFPPAPRAAHELVVAGIAMRRLQTKTARTALAKAERAAREAGIASLIAEIESARLLLNTPAARLLAHGKERPLLLEEVEALLASKALVVDACRYVVREANIVVPLARRPVLFTLARTLAEAWPEDVSRDTLIARAFRTRHADETHRARLRVEVGRLRALLGPLAGISATKRGFALVPHGAREVVVLARPVEEPHAMVLAFLADGESWSSSALAIALDTSQRTMQRALDTLAAADKVQSFGRGRARRWMTPPMPGFTTTLLLPAPLSND; encoded by the coding sequence ATGGACGCGCTAGTAACGGCGGCAGCGCGGGCGCTGGCGGCAGGCGACCCGCTCGGTGCATTGAACCGGGTTGCCTTGCGCGACGACGCAGCCGCGCTCGCGCTGCGCGGCATCGCGATGGCGCAGCTCGGCGATCTCGCTCGAGCGAAGGTGCTGGTGCGAAGCGCCGCGCGCGCCTTCGGTCCGAAAGAGCCGGTAGCCCGTGCCAGATGTGTGGTCGCCGAGGCCGAAATCGCGCTCGCCTCACGCGATCTGGGCTGGCCCGCCAAGGCGCTCGACGCCGCGCGGGCAACACTCGAAGCCCACGGCGACCGGCTGAATGCCGCGCATGCGCGGTACCTCGAAGTCCGGCGCCTGCTCCTGATCGGCCGCCTCGACGAGGCCGAGCGTTTGCTTGCCAGGCTCGATCCCACGCCCTTCCCACCCGCGCCGCGAGCCGCTCACGAGCTGGTCGTCGCGGGAATCGCAATGCGCCGCCTCCAGACAAAAACAGCGCGCACCGCACTCGCCAAGGCTGAGCGCGCCGCGCGCGAGGCAGGTATTGCGTCGCTGATAGCGGAAATCGAGAGCGCTCGCCTTCTGCTGAACACGCCCGCGGCGCGGCTGCTTGCGCATGGCAAGGAGCGGCCCCTCCTGCTCGAGGAGGTCGAGGCGTTACTGGCATCGAAGGCGCTCGTGGTGGACGCGTGCCGCTATGTCGTGCGTGAAGCCAACATCGTGGTCCCGCTTGCGCGGCGCCCGGTGTTGTTCACACTCGCCCGCACATTGGCCGAAGCGTGGCCTGAAGACGTGTCGAGGGACACGCTTATCGCGCGCGCATTCCGGACCAGGCACGCCGATGAAACGCATCGTGCGCGATTGCGTGTCGAAGTCGGGCGGCTTCGCGCGTTGCTCGGGCCGCTGGCCGGCATCAGCGCAACGAAGCGGGGTTTCGCGCTAGTGCCGCACGGCGCGCGCGAGGTCGTCGTACTCGCGCGGCCGGTGGAAGAGCCGCACGCCATGGTGCTCGCTTTCCTCGCCGACGGTGAGTCGTGGTCGAGCTCGGCGCTCGCGATTGCGCTGGACACCAGCCAGCGCACCATGCAGCGGGCACTCGACACGCTGGCGGCCGCCGACAAGGTGCAGTCGTTCGGCCGCGGGCGGGCGCGGCGCTGGATGACACCGCCCATGCCCGGATTCACGACGACTTTGTTACTCCCCGCGCCCCTGTCAAACGATTAG
- a CDS encoding helix-turn-helix domain-containing protein, with protein MVKAVKKEQLADTREAPPELDHKLVGGHLRQARKTRGLTLAELSERSGIAVSTISKAERGDIALTYDKFAALAHSLELEFDAIFGRTRKPAAGPIKPSFTAAGKQPVYDTPNYEYGMLANKLTGKRMMPIRARIHARAVSDFPEYIRHAGQEFVFLLSGQLELRFESGKAFRLLPGDSLYFDSSAGHVYLSLSEEEAEVLVCCVDTDEHRPAKLDATAKRRQPF; from the coding sequence ATGGTCAAGGCTGTGAAGAAAGAGCAGTTGGCGGATACACGCGAGGCGCCGCCCGAGCTCGACCATAAGTTGGTGGGCGGCCATTTGCGGCAGGCGCGCAAGACGCGCGGGCTGACGCTGGCGGAACTGTCCGAGCGCTCAGGTATTGCGGTGTCGACGATTTCCAAGGCGGAGCGCGGCGATATCGCGCTGACCTACGACAAGTTTGCGGCGCTCGCCCACTCGCTGGAACTGGAGTTCGACGCGATCTTCGGGCGGACCCGCAAACCGGCAGCCGGTCCGATCAAGCCTTCGTTTACAGCCGCGGGCAAGCAGCCCGTCTACGACACGCCGAACTATGAGTACGGCATGCTCGCGAACAAACTGACCGGCAAGCGCATGATGCCGATTCGCGCGCGCATTCATGCGCGTGCCGTGTCGGATTTTCCCGAGTACATCCGGCACGCGGGGCAGGAGTTCGTTTTTCTGTTGAGCGGCCAGTTGGAGTTGCGCTTCGAAAGCGGCAAGGCGTTCAGGTTGCTGCCCGGCGACAGTCTGTACTTCGACAGCTCGGCCGGGCATGTCTACCTGAGCCTCAGCGAGGAGGAGGCGGAGGTGCTGGTGTGCTGTGTCGATACGGACGAACATCGGCCGGCGAAACTCGATGCAACGGCAAAGCGCCGGCAACCGTTCTGA
- a CDS encoding DUF899 domain-containing protein, with translation MTTTHTTGTREAWLDARLELLKAEKALTRQSDAVAQQRQALPWVRIDKQYRFETDAGSASLANLFKGRSQLLVYHFMFGPDYKAGCPSCSSIADGFDGVAVHLANHDVTLSAVSRAPFEKLQAYQRRMGWTFPWASSHGSDFNFDFNIAFTEAQQREGNIEYNYERGGHAMDEAQIPEPVARFAATCGTDAATYTRDRPGLSAFVLEDGVLYHTYSTYARGVDGIWPMYQWLDRAPKGRNETGVWWKRHDEYETR, from the coding sequence ATGACTACGACACATACGACCGGAACGCGTGAAGCATGGCTGGACGCGCGGCTCGAACTGCTTAAGGCGGAGAAGGCGCTCACACGGCAGAGCGATGCGGTGGCGCAACAACGGCAGGCGCTGCCCTGGGTGCGCATCGACAAGCAGTACCGGTTCGAAACCGATGCGGGCAGTGCCTCGCTGGCCAACCTCTTTAAAGGACGCTCGCAGCTTCTCGTGTACCACTTCATGTTCGGTCCCGACTACAAGGCGGGATGCCCGTCATGCTCGTCGATCGCGGATGGGTTCGACGGCGTCGCGGTTCATCTGGCGAATCACGACGTCACCTTGTCGGCGGTGTCGCGGGCGCCGTTCGAGAAGCTGCAGGCGTATCAGCGCCGGATGGGGTGGACGTTCCCCTGGGCGTCTTCGCACGGCAGCGACTTCAACTTCGACTTCAACATCGCGTTTACCGAGGCGCAACAGCGTGAAGGGAACATTGAGTACAACTACGAGCGCGGCGGCCACGCGATGGACGAGGCGCAGATTCCGGAGCCCGTCGCCCGGTTCGCGGCGACCTGCGGCACCGACGCGGCGACGTACACGCGCGACCGGCCGGGTTTGAGCGCGTTCGTCCTCGAGGACGGTGTGCTCTATCACACGTATTCCACCTATGCGCGAGGCGTGGACGGCATCTGGCCGATGTATCAGTGGCTCGACCGCGCGCCGAAGGGGCGCAATGAGACGGGCGTCTGGTGGAAGCGCCACGACGAGTACGAGACGCGCTGA
- a CDS encoding NAD(P)/FAD-dependent oxidoreductase, translated as MKFDVVVLGAGIVGVCVAAHLQKRGRQVALVDRKLPGNETSFGNAGLIQREGVYPYAFPRDLGTLLRYARNQSPDVRYHADAMLKTAPFLWQYWRNSHPAKHAAIARSYSTLIEHCVDEHRALAADAGASALLRPTGWIKVFRTAAVWDEEIRQAEQWHREYGVEFESLDAGRLQQKEPDLNKTLLGGLRYTASESVSDPNALVTAYAKYFEALGGRFFIGDADSFREGWTVDTQDGTITASSAVVALGPWSDRVSSRLGYRLPLAVKRGYHMHYAPQGAARLNHPVLDVEKGYVLAPMAKGIRLTTGAEIAHCDAPKTPTQLAAVEPVARTLFPLGERLDNEAWMGRRPCTPDMMPIIGPAGNHKDLWFAFGHAHHGLTLGPVTGRLIAQMMTHEETLVDTRPFRVERF; from the coding sequence ATGAAATTCGATGTCGTCGTGCTCGGCGCGGGCATTGTCGGCGTGTGCGTTGCCGCGCATCTTCAGAAGCGCGGCCGCCAGGTCGCGCTGGTCGACCGTAAGCTGCCCGGCAACGAAACCTCGTTCGGCAATGCCGGGTTGATCCAGCGCGAAGGTGTTTATCCCTATGCGTTTCCACGCGACCTCGGCACCTTGCTTCGGTACGCGCGCAACCAGTCGCCCGACGTTCGCTACCATGCCGACGCCATGCTCAAGACTGCGCCCTTCCTGTGGCAGTACTGGCGCAATTCTCATCCGGCAAAACACGCCGCTATCGCGAGGTCGTACTCCACCCTGATCGAGCATTGCGTGGACGAACACCGCGCGTTGGCTGCCGACGCCGGCGCGAGCGCGTTGTTGCGCCCAACCGGCTGGATCAAGGTGTTCCGTACGGCGGCGGTGTGGGACGAAGAAATCCGGCAGGCTGAACAGTGGCACCGGGAATATGGCGTCGAATTCGAATCGCTGGATGCGGGCCGGCTGCAACAGAAGGAGCCCGATCTCAACAAGACCTTGTTAGGCGGCCTGCGTTATACGGCATCCGAATCCGTAAGCGATCCCAATGCGCTCGTCACCGCCTACGCGAAGTATTTCGAAGCGCTCGGCGGACGCTTCTTCATCGGCGACGCGGACTCGTTTCGTGAGGGTTGGACGGTCGACACGCAAGACGGAACCATCACCGCTTCATCGGCGGTCGTCGCGTTGGGACCGTGGTCGGATCGTGTGAGCTCGCGGCTCGGCTATCGCTTGCCGCTCGCCGTCAAACGCGGGTACCACATGCACTATGCGCCGCAGGGGGCAGCCCGTCTGAATCATCCGGTTCTGGACGTCGAGAAGGGCTACGTGCTGGCACCCATGGCAAAAGGCATCCGTTTGACCACGGGTGCGGAAATCGCGCACTGCGACGCGCCTAAAACACCCACGCAACTCGCCGCGGTCGAACCGGTCGCGCGCACGCTGTTTCCCTTGGGCGAGCGCCTCGACAACGAAGCGTGGATGGGACGGCGTCCCTGCACGCCCGACATGATGCCGATCATCGGACCCGCTGGAAATCACAAGGACTTGTGGTTCGCGTTCGGCCATGCGCACCACGGGCTGACGCTAGGCCCCGTCACGGGCCGGCTGATTGCGCAGATGATGACCCACGAGGAAACGCTCGTGGACACGCGGCCGTTCAGGGTGGAGCGGTTCTAA